One Panicum virgatum strain AP13 chromosome 9K, P.virgatum_v5, whole genome shotgun sequence genomic region harbors:
- the LOC120651239 gene encoding F-box/kelch-repeat protein At1g22040-like — protein sequence MGAFLSSQASKNQPREHGEALGPESSKKLRLSSIPPCGHHHPRLIPGLPDEISLQILARMPRIGYLKAKRVSRSWKAAITGAELYRLRGEFGLAEEWLYVLMKTADDHKLIWHAFDPVSNQWQRLPLMPGISHRRGECRSGVSGMGLMDLLSAGIRISYAIRGWFGHKDLLDSIPFCGCAIGTVDGCLYVLGGFSRAFAMKSVWRYDPIVNSWQEVSPMSTGRAFCKASLLNNKLYVVGGVSKGNDGLTPLQSVEVFDPATGVWAELPDMTFSKAQALPTAFLAELLKPIATGMTSYRGKLYVPQSLYSWPFFVDVGGETFDPEANSWAEMPVGMSEGWPARQAGTKLSTIVDGDLYALEPPTSSDSGKIKNYDPQEDTWKVAVSQVPVGDFAESESPYLLVGFLGKLHLIIKDVDNTINIMQTALLKPTDVAATSAGTTCQNPDVSLEQEADVWKAIATKNIAGAELVSCQILSI from the coding sequence ATGGGGGCGTTCTTGAGCTCCCAAGCCAGCAAGAACCAGCCACGGGAGCACGGCGAAGCTCTGGGACCAGAATCCTCCAAGAAGCTGCGGCTGTCGTCGATTCCTCCTTGTGGCCATCACCAcccgcggcttatccccgggctCCCGGACGAGATCTCGCTGCAAATCCTCGCGAGGATGCCGAGGATCGGGTACCTCAAGGCCAAGAGGGTCTCCCGGAGCTGGAAGGCCGCCATCACTGGCGCGGAGCTGTACCGTCTTCGGGGGGAATTTGGCTTGGCCGAAGAGTGGCTCTACGTACTGATGAAAACGGCAGATGATCACAAGCTGATTTGGCACGCTTTTGATCCGGTTAGCAACCAATGGCAGAGGCTGCCACTCATGCCTGGGATCAGTCATCGAAGAGGAGAGTGCAGGAGTGGTGTCTCCGGGATGGGATTGATGGATCTGTTGAGCGCTGGCATCAGGATCTCCTATGCTATCAGAGGCTGGTTTGGTCACAAGGATTTGTTAGACAGTATACCGTTCTGCGGCTGCGCCATTGGCACCGTTGATGGCTGCCTTTATGTTTTGGGCGGCTTCTCTAGAGCTTTCGCGATGAAGTCCGTGTGGAGGTATGACCCCATTGTCAATTCATGGCAGGAGGTGAGCCCAATGAGCACCGGGCGTGCCTTTTGCAAGGCTAGCCTGTTAAACAACAAGCTGTACGTTGTTGGTGGTGTGAGCAAAGGCAACGACGGGTTAACTCCACTCCAATCTGTCGAAGTGTTTGACCCGGCAACCGGGGTTTGGGCAGAATTGCCAGATATGACATTCTCGAAAGCGCAAGCTCTACCAACTGCCTTCCTAGCTGAGCTACTGAAGCCGATTGCTACTGGAATGACCTCATACAGAGGGAAGCTATATGTTCCTCAGAGCCTTTATTCCTGGCCCTTCTTTGTTGATGTTGGTGGGGAGACATTTGATCCTGAGGCAAATTCATGGGCAGAAATGCCTGTGGGCATGAGCGAGGGTTGGCCTGCAAGGCAGGCTGGAACAAAATTAAGTACCATTGTAGATGGGGACCTGTATGCCTTGGAGCCACCAACTTCTTCTGACAGCGGTAAGATAAAGAACTATGATCCTCAGGAGGATACTTGGAAGGTTGCTGTAAGCCAGGTACCTGTTGGGGACTTTGCCGAGTCGGAAAGTCCGTACTTGCTTGTAGGATTTCTTGGGAAGCTCCATTTGATCATCAAGGATGTGGACAACACAATCAACATTATGCAAACAGCCCTTCTGAAGCCTACAGATGTGGCAGCCACTTCGGCTGGCACAACCTGCCAAAACCCAGATGTGTCCTTGGAGCAGGAAGCAGATGTTTGGAAAGCCATTGCAACGAAGAATATTGCAGGTGCTGAACTCGTCAGCTGCCAGATTCTCAGCATATGA